The window GTACAAGTAAGACCAGCTTGAATTACATTTTCCTTAAATAAGCTAGGATAGAGATTTGATTGTGTTTCTAGACTAATTTGATAAAAATCTAGGTTATCTTCTAGCATTATTTCAAAATCTGTCTGACCAAAATTCCAGAGATTTTCTGGAGACAAGTTCCCTTTTAATGCCTTGAATTTCTTTTGAAGTGATAGTTTAGCTATTTCATCTTTACAGTCTTTTCTCTTGACACCTGCTTTTTGCAGTTCTTCCAGATATACATCCCATGCAAACTTACAGAATCCTTCGTAGTGTGCGTAGAGAAGCGCCCACATTGCCCGAAGCAGTACTCGGTATCTATCAGAATCTTTGGAAGCTAGAATAGCTTGCTTTTTTAATATGGCAAGTTCTGTCTCTCTCCAATTTAGATCGTCTTCTAGCTGTTTCAACCATTTACTCATTGGTCAGTTCTAACAAAGCATCTTGAATAACTTTAATTCTTCCTTCTAACTTACTTCGCTTATTAGCTCCAGGACCTGTATTTTGCCTAAAATCATCAGTTTGAACTGTTGCTATTACTTTTTTTCTAACTAGCTCTATTGGAAGGTTAATAATTTCATCTATTGCATTAAGAGTACCTATTGTAATAGCTTCATAATAAGCAGGAGCAAGACCACCAATAGGTTTATCTCCTCTATATTTAACAAATGAACCTTCACCCAAAGCATTACTTAAATATATAAAGACTTTATTAAAAGTTATCTCCTCTTTTTCATAGTCAAACTCTATGTCTTTAAGTAGAATTTTTTCCATATAGTTATCCAGCCAATCCCGAACACTCTCCTTAAACAGATGTCGAGCATTTTTTGTTGCTAAAAAACGTAAAACAAGTTCTTCGTCTCCTTTTTTATCTTTTTCAACTTGTGCCAAACTTTCTATACAATTAAGAAAAGCAGGATGAGTGGCTTTGTTTTGAAGAAATGAATAAAAGCGAGTTCCATCTTCACCGACCATCCTAGCCGAACAGTTACGAATTTCTTGAGGATCTAAACTCACTCCCCCTGTATTAAGACGTTTAAACATTGTGTATCGTAAAAAGAACCTGCTTTGCCGCTTAATAACCACTGTTCTCACAGATGAGCGTTTTATCGTAAGTCTAAGCCTTAACGATAAATCATCGAATTTCTTGTCGTTAAGTTCTGTGACTAAATCGCAACCTTGAAGAACAAGAGGATCTAAATCTAAAACCGCAGGGTTAATAAATTGGATAACTGAGCTTACTCTTTGTAAACCATCAATTAACTCAAATACACCAGTTTCTCTTTCAATCACAAATATTTGAGGAATAGGCAGCTCTAGAAGTATTGATTCTATTAGACGTGACTTTTGATCATCAGACCAACGAAAAAGACGTTGATATTCTGGTTGAATTACAAGTTCTCTAGTTGCGTGTAAATTTACAATTTCGCCGAAGGTTAAATCAAGAGATTCAGTACGAACTTCACCAATCTTATCGTCTATAATGTCTTCCAAAGACTTCATTAAACTTGCTCCTTTCACACAGTCTAAGTTAGCAAATTACTCTACTATTGTGAACCCTCCAGAGCCAATCTAACGTGTTCTACCAACTCAGCCACATTTTCCTTACGGAAAAACTCGGTCATTCTACGAGTCTTAGGCTTAACCGGAAGCACCTGTAAACAAGATACTTCTTTAGCAGCTTGCTCTAAAACGGTACGATATGCATTACTGGTAGCGTAACCTATACAGGCAACATAGTGACCGCTGTGACGCTTCAAGTAAGTCACTAAACGCTTGATTAGTAAGGTAATTTGCTCTTTATTGAATGCCTCTAGGCGAAAGTCATACCCCAAAACAGCTTCTTCCTGCTCGTATTCTTCTGGGACAAGACCGTAGAGTCCAGAAAGTGTCACTTTTTGAATCAGTTTCGTCTTCTCACCTAAACCTTGCTCAAGGCGTTCTGCGATCAGGCGATGGGAACGGGACTTAGAATATGGCTTGCCACCTGAACAAGGGATAATCAGCAGCACTCGCTTGTCTTTTGGTGGTTGGTAACCATTTTTCAGAATATCGAAATGATCCGGCGTGTATCTGAGAGAAACAATCCGTTCATCTACGTTGGGTTTGGACTTTTGAGGCATCGAGACTATCGTGCGTGATAGCCTAACTCGCAGACTCTCATCTTCTTGAGCGATTGCATCCAACACAGGTCGAAGCTGAGGAAACTTTTCCGCGTGTTTTATAAGATGTTCCTGTAATGAATCGTCTTCTATGGCCTTCCTAGTCTCTTTAACAATTCGGAAATCCATTTCCAAGTTATGTAAGGCAATGTCACCGTAGTATTTGCTTTTGAAGTGACCATTATGGACGGCAAGACCACGAATTTCAGATGTCAGTGCATTTTGTATATTTTCAAGGTTTGCCTGCTCGCACACACAGCAATCACAGGTTAATTTCTCCATTTCCAGAACTGGCTGGGTGCGTCCAGTTTTTGGGTCTATGTAGCTTAAGCTTCTAGCTTCTTGAATATAGGTGCTGGAATCAAAGCTATCTACTCCTAAATAGGCTAAAAGGGGTACTATATTGCCCGTAACACCAAAAACGTGGATGGGTATTTTGTCCCGCCGTTCTTCTGGAATATTCTCCTGCAAGCCTTGTATAAGGTTAACGATTGCAGAATATTTATGTCCTCCTCGCAGAGGTACTAACGAGCCAACGGCTAATCCGAAGTGATAATCTTCCAAACCTTCTGCTTGGAACCTATCGAACACCCGTTTTACATAGCTTCCTATACTGTCTCGGTCTTGACCATGAGCAGCAACGTAGAGAAAGGGCTGATAGCCTAACCTTTTCCGAAGTTCTTTAGCTGCACTAACAGCATTTTCTATACTTCTCTCCATACGCTCCTCAGCCTCTGCCCGTGCTAAACCAGGAGGTAAAGGATAGTCTAGAGTGGCGACGATATCACCATTAAAGTCTTTCTGCAATTCTAGAATCGTCTGTGAACCTTTTCCATCTTCGATGGACAGCCCATAGGCAGACAGATTTACACTCTTGTTCCAAAGAAGCTTAAAACCACCAGAATCGAGAAATAGTGGAGAAGCGAATTGCTCAAGCTTCACATCGTCCTTATAAAACTGCTTAATACCTTTCGTTCGCCACTTGTCTAGTACATGAGGTCTGTTGGGAATAAAGTCCAGAAAATGAAGCACTTGAGACATCAATGGCACTGCCTTTCTACGACGCAGCAAACCATTAGATTCGTCTGCTTGAAGAACGTACTTCCACAAACCGCCTCCCTTAGCTGTCGTACCAGTAACTAGACATACCACTGGGAACAAACATGGTGTCGAAATTATGGTCTGTGTCTGTGAGAGATGCAAATTACCGATACGACCATGCTTGAAAGGTTTTGTTGAAAACATTTATTTCTTGAGTTTAGCCACGATTACAGGTGACAAAGCTATGACGAGTTCAGGGGCTTCTCTACTGGCAGGGGAGCCACACTATAACACCAAGTAGGAGCCTTTTCGTTACTATACTGAGCAAGCAGACAAATCTATAGGAGAAGACACAGTGAAGGAGGGCAGCAAGTACCAGCCACTCCTCGAATTTCTGCGTGGCAGCGATCAAAGTGAAGTCATCCTCACCTTTGCCGAAATCGAGGCTCTGATGAATAACCCCTTGCCCGACTCAGCCAAGAGTAAACGGGCATGGTGGAGCAATCGCAGCAAAGGCGCACTGCAAGCCTCAGCCTGGATGGAAGCCAGATATCGCGTTGAGGAGGTGGATCTTGCTGGGCAACGAGTGACATTTCGTAAACCGACTACTGGCTACCAAGTTCAGCGCGTGGGTGACACCGTGCTGTGGAATAGTGACCTGATCAAAGCATTGCGTCTTCACATGGGTCTGACACAGGTAGAGTTTGCAGAAAGGCTCGGTGTTTACCAGCAAACAGTCAGCCAGTGGGAAAAAGGCGCATACGAGCCAACCTTAGCTACATCGAAGTACCTAACCTTAATTGCTGAACAGGCTGAATTCAAATATGGAGGGGAAGAATAGGAGTTCATAAGCATTCTTAACTCTTTAATTGACATTTTACAATGTAGGATGTAATTTACAGAATACAATCTACATTGTAGATGAGATGGAAAGAGGTCAACCCAGCCGTTTTAGCATCAACCCCAACCCTACAACCATGCAATCGCTACGCCACCGCATCAACCCCAAAACCTTTGTCATCACCCTCAGACAAATCGCTAAACACCTGAAAATCAACCAAGAGCGCATCCTCAATTGGGAAAAATGGCATAACGTCCTCTGGATACACATCCAAGGAAAAGGCGGTTACTTCGTCAGTTACCGAAAATTAGAACAGTGGATTTCCGCCTGTCGCACCTTAATTCGCTACTGTCCCAACCTCAACACCCTCGATACCCTCTGGCAGTCCATTTTGCAAGAAGCACAGCGCTATTCCGAAGATGCACTCTCCCGCCTTGAAGCCATCTGGCAGCAACGATACACCGACTTATCCAACCCTCCACAAACCTAAAAGCGTCAGAAGCCAGTATCAAGTTGTCCAGTCTTCCTGCTGACTTCTGGCTCCCCTATCCAAGGAGACTCTAACAATGGTAAAACCAAGCTGTCGAACTGATAGCCCTACCTTCCAAAAAGGCTATTCGCAAGCCTTATGCAATTCCCGACGAGATAATCGGGCTTGCAAACGATATGCCACAATTGCTGGTAAAGAAAGGATAGCCGGAAGTGAGTGCCATGCCCCCACTACTCGACAAAACCACCGACCAACGAATTGTTCATCATGGAACCTGGGAACAGTTTAAGTTGATCCAGAAGGGCTTTGAAGGTTCTCCTGGGGTGCGGCTATTTTACTATGACGGGGCGATCGAGATTCTCATGCCGGGACAAGACCACGAAACTTTTGCTCGCGTTATTGGTTACTTAGTGACTACCTTTCTTGTCGAACGGGGAATCTTCCTTAAGCCGACAGGGGCAATGACTCAGGAAAAACCAGGAGTTGTCTCGGCTCAAGCAGACGAGTCTTACTGCATTGGGAGCGTGAAGTCAATTCCAGATTTGTCCATCGCAGTCGTCTTCACCAGTGGTGGTATCAGTAAGTTAGAACGTTACAAAGCTTTGGGTGTTCCAGAGGTTTGGTTTTGGGAAGATGGATTGCTAAAGCTGTATCATCTTCAAGACGGCAGCTATGAACCCCTTGAGCACAGCCAGCTACCCGGACTTAGTGAACTCAATCTTAATTTGCTCCGACGCTGCATTTTGATGGCAGAAACCGATGCTGGAGAAGCGATTAGAGCGTTCCGTCGGGAGATTTAGCGCGATGCAAAGTCAGGAATTTTAGTCACGAGTCACATTAGGAATTTGGTAGGGCTGACCCATAGAATGATATCTCGGCAGTTAACTATGCAGGTACAGTCCGCCAGTGAAGTTATTCGTTTACCACACCCCAGAATTGACTCCAACCGATCAAGTGCCAGACTGTGCGATCGTGCTTGATATTCTCAGAGCTACAACCACGATCGCCACCGCCTTAAATGCAGGTGCTGAGGCTATCCAAGCCTTCAGTGATATGGAAAAGCTGATGCAAGTCAGCGAACAGTGGCCACCCGAAAAACGTCTTCGCGCCGGAGAACGCGGCGGTGCTATGGTGGCTGGCTGTGACTTGGGTAACTCTCCCCTAGATTGTACCCCTGAACGAGTCCAGGGAAGGCGATTGTTCATTAGTACAACCAATGGCACCCGTGCTTTACAATGCGTGCAGAATGCCCCAATCGTTCTGGCAACAGCCTTTATCAATCGCCTCGCAACCGTAAAGTATATTTTGGCTCAACAGCCAGAGACGGTGTGGTTTGTTGGCTCAGGTTGGGAAGGCAGTTTTTCTTTAGAGGATACGGCTTGTGCCGGTGCGATCGCTCACAGTCTCCAGGAAAAACTCGACGTACCCCTAAACGAATTGGCAGGAAATGATGAAGTCATCGGTGCGATCGCACTTTACTCCCAATGGAAAGACCAACTATTACAACTCTTCCACCATGCTAGCCACGGCAAACGCCTGTTGCGTCTCGATTGCCATGAAGACCTAAAATATTGTGCTCAGACGGATATTTTAGATGTCCTCCCCATCCAAAAAGAACCTGGAGTTTTAGTCAAGGCTTAAGGTTGAAGGCTGAAGGTCGAACAAGTTTTCGTGTATCAATCGAGAGATTAAAGCCGAAAACTATTCTTCCTTTCATCCTTCATCTTTTACGCTTTTTCAGACTTTTTAGAACTGTCGCAAAAACCGCAAGTCGCTGTTATACAATCGGCGAATATCATCAATTTGATGCAGTACCATAGCAAAGCGTTCTGCGCCAAAACCAGCGGCAAAACCCGTGTAAATCTCAGGGTCGTAGCCGACGGCTTTGAGGACGTTAGGGTCAACCATGCCACAACCCCCCATCTCTAACCATTTCCCTCTCCATTTCACATCTACTTCTGCCGAAGGTTCAGTAAAAGGGAAATAACTGGCGCGGAAGCGTAATTCTATCTCCTCGCCAAACAAATCTTGGAAGAATTCTTTGAGAGTTCCTTTCAAATCCGTAAAGGTTATCCCTTCATCTACGGCTAAAATTTCTATCTGATGAAACACAGCCGAATGGGTGGCATCCACCGTATCCCGACGATAAACTCGACCGGGTGCAATAATTCGGATCGGGGGTTCATTGGCTTCCATGTAGCGAATCTGCACGGAAGAGGTATGAGTGCGTAGCAAGTTACCATCCGGCAGGTAAAACGTATCCTGCATATCCCTAGCTGGATGATCAGGGGGAGTATTGAGTGCCTCAAAGTTATAGTAATCCGTCTCCATTTCCAGACCGGCGGCGACAGTATAACCTAATCCCACAAAGATATCCAACACCCGATCAATCGTGCTATTGAGGGGGTGAATTCGACCTTGAGGGCGATAAACCCCTGGCATCGTCACATCAAGGGTT of the Allocoleopsis franciscana PCC 7113 genome contains:
- a CDS encoding MAE_28990/MAE_18760 family HEPN-like nuclease, whose protein sequence is MSKWLKQLEDDLNWRETELAILKKQAILASKDSDRYRVLLRAMWALLYAHYEGFCKFAWDVYLEELQKAGVKRKDCKDEIAKLSLQKKFKALKGNLSPENLWNFGQTDFEIMLEDNLDFYQISLETQSNLYPSLFKENVIQAGLTCTLVDKYKIELKSLVTRRNEIAHGEKMTIKNIDEYKKYEDAALEVMHELAISIIECLDKKLYLKNP
- a CDS encoding 2-phosphosulfolactate phosphatase family protein, with translation MKLFVYHTPELTPTDQVPDCAIVLDILRATTTIATALNAGAEAIQAFSDMEKLMQVSEQWPPEKRLRAGERGGAMVAGCDLGNSPLDCTPERVQGRRLFISTTNGTRALQCVQNAPIVLATAFINRLATVKYILAQQPETVWFVGSGWEGSFSLEDTACAGAIAHSLQEKLDVPLNELAGNDEVIGAIALYSQWKDQLLQLFHHASHGKRLLRLDCHEDLKYCAQTDILDVLPIQKEPGVLVKA
- a CDS encoding Uma2 family endonuclease, with amino-acid sequence MPPLLDKTTDQRIVHHGTWEQFKLIQKGFEGSPGVRLFYYDGAIEILMPGQDHETFARVIGYLVTTFLVERGIFLKPTGAMTQEKPGVVSAQADESYCIGSVKSIPDLSIAVVFTSGGISKLERYKALGVPEVWFWEDGLLKLYHLQDGSYEPLEHSQLPGLSELNLNLLRRCILMAETDAGEAIRAFRREI
- a CDS encoding helix-turn-helix domain-containing protein encodes the protein MKEGSKYQPLLEFLRGSDQSEVILTFAEIEALMNNPLPDSAKSKRAWWSNRSKGALQASAWMEARYRVEEVDLAGQRVTFRKPTTGYQVQRVGDTVLWNSDLIKALRLHMGLTQVEFAERLGVYQQTVSQWEKGAYEPTLATSKYLTLIAEQAEFKYGGEE
- a CDS encoding DUF262 domain-containing protein encodes the protein MKSLEDIIDDKIGEVRTESLDLTFGEIVNLHATRELVIQPEYQRLFRWSDDQKSRLIESILLELPIPQIFVIERETGVFELIDGLQRVSSVIQFINPAVLDLDPLVLQGCDLVTELNDKKFDDLSLRLRLTIKRSSVRTVVIKRQSRFFLRYTMFKRLNTGGVSLDPQEIRNCSARMVGEDGTRFYSFLQNKATHPAFLNCIESLAQVEKDKKGDEELVLRFLATKNARHLFKESVRDWLDNYMEKILLKDIEFDYEKEEITFNKVFIYLSNALGEGSFVKYRGDKPIGGLAPAYYEAITIGTLNAIDEIINLPIELVRKKVIATVQTDDFRQNTGPGANKRSKLEGRIKVIQDALLELTNE
- a CDS encoding tRNA-guanine transglycosylase gives rise to the protein MFSTKPFKHGRIGNLHLSQTQTIISTPCLFPVVCLVTGTTAKGGGLWKYVLQADESNGLLRRRKAVPLMSQVLHFLDFIPNRPHVLDKWRTKGIKQFYKDDVKLEQFASPLFLDSGGFKLLWNKSVNLSAYGLSIEDGKGSQTILELQKDFNGDIVATLDYPLPPGLARAEAEERMERSIENAVSAAKELRKRLGYQPFLYVAAHGQDRDSIGSYVKRVFDRFQAEGLEDYHFGLAVGSLVPLRGGHKYSAIVNLIQGLQENIPEERRDKIPIHVFGVTGNIVPLLAYLGVDSFDSSTYIQEARSLSYIDPKTGRTQPVLEMEKLTCDCCVCEQANLENIQNALTSEIRGLAVHNGHFKSKYYGDIALHNLEMDFRIVKETRKAIEDDSLQEHLIKHAEKFPQLRPVLDAIAQEDESLRVRLSRTIVSMPQKSKPNVDERIVSLRYTPDHFDILKNGYQPPKDKRVLLIIPCSGGKPYSKSRSHRLIAERLEQGLGEKTKLIQKVTLSGLYGLVPEEYEQEEAVLGYDFRLEAFNKEQITLLIKRLVTYLKRHSGHYVACIGYATSNAYRTVLEQAAKEVSCLQVLPVKPKTRRMTEFFRKENVAELVEHVRLALEGSQ
- the pheS gene encoding phenylalanine--tRNA ligase subunit alpha, producing MTISPDELETQLAAIKEEALSKITATDTLEQLEQLRISYLGKKAQLSQVLGGMGKLAPEDKRRIGAFANVVKEALQEGLEKKRTELQAAQIQAQLEAETLDVTMPGVYRPQGRIHPLNSTIDRVLDIFVGLGYTVAAGLEMETDYYNFEALNTPPDHPARDMQDTFYLPDGNLLRTHTSSVQIRYMEANEPPIRIIAPGRVYRRDTVDATHSAVFHQIEILAVDEGITFTDLKGTLKEFFQDLFGEEIELRFRASYFPFTEPSAEVDVKWRGKWLEMGGCGMVDPNVLKAVGYDPEIYTGFAAGFGAERFAMVLHQIDDIRRLYNSDLRFLRQF